The nucleotide sequence ATGGAGATCTTCAAAATTCCAACACTGTTCATACTTAAATTGTCTTCCAACAGCCTTGATGGACAACTTCCTACCGACATTGGAAATGCCAAACAACTCGTACATTTGTTACTTTCATCGAACAAGCTATCCGGAGATATTCCAAACACTTTGGGTGATTGTGAAAGTTTAGAAGACATCGAGCTAGGCTCGAATATTTACAGCGGAAGTATTCCTGCTTCATTAGGCAACATAAGCGGCCTCAAAGTTTTGAATTTGTCTGCCAATAACTTAACTGGGTCAATACCAACATCTCTTGTCAACCTACAACTTCTTGAGAAACTAGATTTGTCATTCAACCATCTAAAAGGAGAGGTTCCAACAAAAGGGATATTTAAGAATGCAACTATTGTGCGGATTGATGGAAATCAGGGGCTTTGTGGTGGGGTACTAGAGTTACACATGCTAGCATGTTCTGTTATGCCTTTAAATTCAATTAGGCACAAGAGATCCCTGATGCTCAAAATAATTACTCCAATAGCCAGCATGGTGTCACTTGCTATGGTCATATTTGTTTTATTTCTTTGGagaggaaaacacaagaggaattCTGTATCACTGCCATCATTTGCTACAAAATTTCTCAAAGTTTCTTTCAAGGACCTAGCCAAAGCAACACATGGATTCTCAACGTCCAACCTAATTGGCAGAGGGAGTTATAGTTCTGTATACCAAGGAAAACTAGTGGAATATGAAAATGAGGTCGCCATAAAAGTCTTCAACTTAGAGACAAGAGGAGCGCAAAAGAGCTTCATTGCAGAATGTAATGTGTTGAGAAATGTGCGGCACCGTAATCTGGTCCATATCATAACTGCATGCTCAAGCATCGATTCTAATGGTAATGACTTCAAGGCCCTAGTGTACGAGCTGATGCCAAGAGGAGACTTACATAAACTGCTAtactcgaaccgggaccatgaaggctcTTCTGATTGGTACGTCATTACAATGGCTCAACGCATAAGCATTTTGGTGGATGTAGCAGATGCACTGGAGTACCTACACCACAACAACAAAGGCACAATGGTTCATTGTGATTTGAAGCCTAGCAACATTCTTTTGGATGACAATATGACAGCTCATGTTGGAGACTTTGGCCTGGCAAGATTCAAAGTTGGCTCAACTACATCATCTCAGTGTAATTCAAGTTCTTCTTCGGTTGCCGTAATGGGAACAATTGGATATGTTGCTCCAGGTAATTGACTCTTAATAAAATCATGTCAGCACATTTATTTTCTCCATTGTATATCAATGAAAGCAAAATTCACTACTTCTCTATTCATTAATCTGTAGAATATGCAAGAGGTGGTCAAGTTTCAACAGCCGCGGATGTTTACAGCTTTGGTGTCGTTCTCCTCGAGATATTCATTCGAAGAAGGCCAACTAATGACATATTTAAGGATGGACTGAACATTGTGAAGTTTACAGAGATTAGCTTCCCTGATAGGGTATTGGAGATGGTCGATCCCCAGCTGCTACAGGAGTTGGAGGAAACTCCAGTGGCGTTGAGGGAAAAAGGTGTAAATTGTCTGCTACCTATTCTAAACATTGGCCTTTGCTGCACCAAGTCATCTCCAGGTGAACGCATCAACATGCAGGAGGTGTCTGCCAAGCTACATGGAATCAAGGATGCATATTTGAGAAGCAGTTCTGTTGTTTCAGTAACATTAGCTACCTGAATAAGTTGTTGTACTTGTATAATTGACGTttatcacatactccctccgttccgatttacttgtCGCGgatatgaatgtatctagatgtattttagttctagatacatccatttctgcgatgagtaatttgaaacggagggagtataatgtatGTAAGGACCCAGATTTACAACCAAACCCTCTGTGTGTTACTGTATCAGCCCAGGGCACTGAAAAACTGAGATGAATAGCATTTTCATGTATCAATATTACAAAACAAACATATattttatttactactccctccgattcATATTTATTGTCGCTGATTTAGCACAAAGTAGTACTTGTATAAGGAGAAAGGAACAAAAGAATAAGTTCTGTGTGATGGTCACTCAACCGGATACAGAGTTTCCAGCAAAATTCAGACCAGCCATGTACTCCTACTTAGTCTGAACCCAAACGATTATATATGATCTGCTTTGCTGCCACCGTGTAGCTACTACTGTAACCTTGTCACATTTGCCAGAGAGATGTTTCTAAGTAGATCAGCGTCCGAGAGACAGGCACCTGTGCTGACAATCACACATTTTTTTCCCAGAACTTGACACATGACAGTGAGCAAGCATCACGACAACTAGTTGACTCTCTACTAGTTGGGACAGACGAGAATATaaggaacaaatgcaaaccagtgGCCTGCCTGTAGGGTCTGCTTCAGGCGCCGAGCAGCTTTGTGCCTTTGAAGTGTGAAGTTTGTCTGCCGCAGGATCGACTGCAGCAAGAACACATATTCAGAAGGGGAGTGCTTCGgtacaacacccccccccccctccccctaaAACGTATAGTGGGTAGTATGGTAATTTCACATTAGGTATAGAAATACCCACCCGACGCCATACGTCGCGCGCGACGTCGTACGCCCGCCCGCGTATGCCGCACCCGTCGTTGTACGCCCGCCCACCCGCGTACCCGCACCCGTCGCCGTACGCCCTCACGTCTCGACATTGGTGTCGACAGTTGTTGGAGGAAAAAAAAAGACACGGTAGCCGCCGACGCCCGCCGTCGAAACCCTGAACCCTAACGCATCCACGCCGTCTTCACGTTGGCCCCCATCTGCACGAAGTCGCCGTCGCCCGAGTCGCGGCCCAAACAGGCCGCCGCGCGTGCGCCGGCGCCTTTACCGCTGCCGCGCGCGTGCCCGCCGCCGCATTCCATTCCCGTTGCCCAGATGGCCGCCCACCCGCGATCTACGTCGCCGCCTCCCTCCGCGCACTACGCCTACTACGACCAGTCATCGTCCTCACGCCGTCGACACCTGCCTCCGCCGGCCAGCAACGTCACGCCGTCATCACATTCGTCATCGGAGGAAATGGATCCAGCTGAAATCCTCGCCGCCGTGCAAGAGGTTGGTTTGAGACATTGTTGTGCTTGATAAGATAGTTGTTTTAGGGATGATGTTACACGGTGTTTGATTCATCGTACAATTTTTTTTAACTATATATAGTTAGAGGAGGAGGGAGATTATGATGGCGATGATTACGGCGAGGACAACGAAACCTCGTCACGGAATATGGATGAACCTCGTGAGGAGAACTACATGAGTTTGGATGAATCTTATAGTGGCAATGTAAGTGTGATCAATGTTGATAAAACAATAAATATGAGGGGGTAAATATGATAGACCGCACGGAAAATTTAATATTTTTTTGCATGATGCAGTGacatggcgatgatgatgatgatatggatATAGATGATTCATTTGCTGAAAGTGCACTCCGGGTATGTTATTAATAAAATCAGAGaagaaatgacataataaccatatgAGCGCTTACATGTTTCTTTTTGCAATGCGCGCAGATGGACGAGGACGGGGACTTTGTGAGGAATATTGTGGACGATGAAAGTGACAAATCGCACGTTGATGCATCTCATGATGACAGCTCCAGCAAAGTAAGTTTTGAAACTTACATCACTACAGTACATTTTAAAGTTATAACTGACTGACATAAATGGTTTAATGCATTAATTTACAGGGAGATGTAGATGGTACAAGCGGGAATGATGAGCATGTTGGTGATGATCTGTTTAATTTTGACATCGGATTTGATGAATATCAGCAAGAATCATTGGACATGCATTGGAAGGTCATGAGGAAGACGTTCAAGTCATTAGGAGATGCTTACAATTTCTATAATCAGTATGCATACGAGCGTGGTTTCAGCATAAGAAAGGACTCACTAAAATATTGGAAAGGTCCTGAGGCAACTAAGCGCTTGAAAAAGTATATGTGTGCGAGAGCTGGGAAACGACAGGAAAAACATTGTACAATGGAAGGCAGGACCCGC is from Triticum aestivum cultivar Chinese Spring chromosome 3A, IWGSC CS RefSeq v2.1, whole genome shotgun sequence and encodes:
- the LOC123060058 gene encoding receptor kinase-like protein Xa21 translates to MLQVSDNNLTGTIPPSLANITTLTHITFSYNHIRGNIPSEFADLASLQYLYAAVNQLTGRFPQAILNLSTLIGLDLGPNGLSGEVPPNLCASLPNLQILVLAENFFIGNIPSSFTNASNIYDVDLSINNFTGLVPTTIGRLTKLSYLNLGQNQLQANSKQDWVFLDNLGNCTELQMFSLSSNRISGHVPSSLGNLSNQLQELYLGENQLSGDFPSGIANLCNLILLSLGANHFTGVVPEWIGTVKTLQLVDLGGNYFTRGIPSSLSNLSQLGSLYLDSNQFIGHIPPSLGTLPMLQCLDIYNNNLSGRIPMEIFKIPTLFILKLSSNSLDGQLPTDIGNAKQLVHLLLSSNKLSGDIPNTLGDCESLEDIELGSNIYSGSIPASLGNISGLKVLNLSANNLTGSIPTSLVNLQLLEKLDLSFNHLKGEVPTKGIFKNATIVRIDGNQGLCGGVLELHMLACSVMPLNSIRHKRSLMLKIITPIASMVSLAMVIFVLFLWRGKHKRNSVSLPSFATKFLKVSFKDLAKATHGFSTSNLIGRGSYSSVYQGKLVEYENEVAIKVFNLETRGAQKSFIAECNVLRNVRHRNLVHIITACSSIDSNGNDFKALVYELMPRGDLHKLLYSNRDHEGSSDWYVITMAQRISILVDVADALEYLHHNNKGTMVHCDLKPSNILLDDNMTAHVGDFGLARFKVGSTTSSQCNSSSSSVAVMGTIGYVAPEYARGGQVSTAADVYSFGVVLLEIFIRRRPTNDIFKDGLNIVKFTEISFPDRVLEMVDPQLLQELEETPVALREKGVNCLLPILNIGLCCTKSSPGERINMQEVSAKLHGIKDAYLRSSSVVSVTLAT